A stretch of the Arvicanthis niloticus isolate mArvNil1 chromosome 30, mArvNil1.pat.X, whole genome shotgun sequence genome encodes the following:
- the LOC143440771 gene encoding vomeronasal type-1 receptor 4-like translates to MPSHRMEFWTISIIILLLLQITTGILGNVSLFIYYLVYYTEHTLKPTDLILMHLTASNTLIVLSTGIPYTMTAFGMKQFLNDFGCELIFYFQRVGRSVSVSTTCFLSVFQAITINHRESCCKDQKVKAAKYIGCSISLLWVLSMIIHFIFLVSIFAKRSNKTITRNRDFEYCSTGRHNEITGLLYAALVVCPEIFFSVLIAWSSGSMIVILYRHKKRVQYIHSNHVSTRNSPESRATQNILVLVSTFLAFYTVSSVLHGCVALLYDHSWWLLNITRLTSLCFPSFAPFVIMSYHSLMSRLSLLWNKIS, encoded by the coding sequence ATGCCCAGTCACAGAATGGAATTCTGGACTATCTCAATTATAATACTTCTTTTATTACAAATTACAACTGGAATACTGGGAAATGTCTCTCTTTTTATCTACTATCTTGTCTACTATACAGAACATACATTAAAGCCCACAGATTTGATTCTCATGCATCTAACGGCATCCAATACCTTGATAGTTCTCTCTACAGGAATACCCTACACAATGACAGCATTTGGGATGAAGcagtttttaaatgattttggaTGTGAATTGATTTTTTACTTTCAAAGAGTAGGCCGAAGTGTGTCCGTTAGTACCACTTGTTTCTTGAGTGTCTTCCAGGCCATCACCATCAATCACAGGGAATCCTGCTGTAAGGATCAAAAGGTAAAAGCTGCAAAGTACATTGGATGCTCCATTTCCCTTCTTTGGGTCTTGTCCATGAttatacatttcattttcttggtgTCCATATTTGCCAAAAGATCTAACAAAACCATAACAAGAAACCGAGATTTTGAGTACTGTTCCACAGGACGGCATAATGAaattactggcttgctctatgCAGCATTGGTGGTGTGTCCTGAAATCTTCTTTTCTGTGCTCATTGCCTGGTCCAGTGGTTCCATGATTGTGATTCTGTACCGACACAAGAAGAGAGTTCAATACATCCACAGCAATCATGTTTCCACGAGAAACTCTCCAGAATCCAGAGCCACCCAGAATATTCTGGTCCTGGTGTCTACCTTTCTGGCATTTTACACTGTCTCCTCTGTCTTACATGGCTGCGTAGCTCTTTTGTATGACCACAGTTGGTGGCTGCTGAACATCACTCGCCTCACTTCTCTGTGTTTTCCATCCTTTGCACCCTTTGTTATTATGAGTTATCACTCCCTTATGTCCAGACTCAGTTTGTTATGGAATAAAATCTCCTAA